Proteins encoded in a region of the Quercus lobata isolate SW786 chromosome 8, ValleyOak3.0 Primary Assembly, whole genome shotgun sequence genome:
- the LOC115956069 gene encoding heterodimeric geranylgeranyl pyrophosphate synthase small subunit, chloroplastic-like — MARAFLHLNGNQTFHILSRSSVTRASLPHRSMMVTMSQNQSYWASINAEIEAHLKQAIPLRPPLQVFEPMHHLVFAAPQNPAPALCIAACELVGGHRDQAMAAASTLHLMQAASFTHEQLPLTDRPRPKSRPTIHHAYGPNIELLLGDGMLPFGFELLARSDDPAQNNSDQILRVTIEIARAIGSQGMVEGQYYELECPQSEGEELCDIGWIEQVCKKKEGELHACGAACGAILGGGSEEEIEKLRRFGLYVGTIQGMLHGAGKLEKGLMKVVEEFRNLALKELEEFKGGKVEAISSFVNV; from the coding sequence ATGGCTAGAGCTTTCCTCCACCTTAATGGAAATCAAACATTCCATATTCTCTCCAGATCTAGTGTTACCCGGGCATCCTTACCACATAGGTCTATGATGGTCACCATGTCCCAAAATCAATCCTATTGGGCCTCCATAAATGCCGAAATTGAAGCCCATCTCAAGCAAGCCATTCCACTACGGCCTCCACTTCAAGTCTTTGAGCCCATGCACCATTTGGTTTTTGCAGCCCCACAAAACCCTGCCCCGGCCTTGTGTATTGCCGCATGTGAACTCGTTGGCGGACACCGAGACCAAGCCATGGCGGCGGCTTCCACACTCCACCTGATGCAGGCGGCTTCGTTCACTCACGAGCAACTTCCGCTAACTGACAGGCCCAGGCCCAAGTCCAGGCCCACGATCCACCACGCCTACGGCCCAAACATAGAGCTTCTCTTGGGGGATGGCATGTTACCATTTGGGTTTGAGTTGTTAGCTAGATCCGATGACCCGGCCCAAAACAACTCGGACCAAATTTTGCGGGTGACAATTGAAATTGCACGTGCCATAGGCTCACAAGGTATGGTAGAGGGACAATACTATGAATTGGAATGCCCTCAATCGGAGGGGGAGGAATTATGTGACATAGGGTGGATTGAGCAAGTGTGCAAGAAAAAGGAAGGTGAGTTGCACGCGTGTGGGGCTGCGTGTGGGGCAATACTAGGAGGGGGAAGTGAGGAGGAAATAGAGAAGCTAAGAAGGTTTGGTCTCTATGTTGGAACCATTCAAGGAATGTTACATGGGGCTGGAAAATTAGAAAAGGGATTAATGAAAGTGGTGGAAGAATTCAGAAATTTGGCACTCAAGGAATTGGAGGAATTCAAGGGAGGAAAGGTTGAGGCAATTTCTAGCTTTGTTAATGTTTAA